A window of the Aquarana catesbeiana isolate 2022-GZ linkage group LG05, ASM4218655v1, whole genome shotgun sequence genome harbors these coding sequences:
- the LOC141145731 gene encoding LOW QUALITY PROTEIN: uncharacterized protein (The sequence of the model RefSeq protein was modified relative to this genomic sequence to represent the inferred CDS: substituted 2 bases at 2 genomic stop codons): PFSVTLTQVPTFTYPVTLNLVLIXSMLLPXSLYSTPMLTLTLSLALLYTLTLPVTLTLVLTLTLPVTLALVLTLTLPVTLTLVLTLTLPVTLTLILTLTLPVTLTLVLTLTLPVTLTLVLTLTLPVTLTLVLTLTLPATLTLVLTLTLPVTLTLVLTLTLPVTLTLVLTLTLPATLTLVLTLTLPVTLTLVLTLTLPVTLTLILTLTLPVTLTLVLTLTLPIALTLVLTPTTNVTLTLVLTLTLPVTLTLGLTLTFPVTLTFSAHSSLSI, translated from the coding sequence CCCTTCTCTGTAACCCTAACCCAGGTACCTACATTTACCTATCCTGTGACTCTAAACCTAGTACTCATCTAATCTATGCTGCTACCCTAATCCCTTTATTCCACCCCCATGCTGACTCTTACTTTATCCCTAGCTTTACTATACACCCTGACCCTTCCTGTAACCTTAACCCTAGTACTCACCCTGACCCTTCCTGTAACCTTAGCCCTAGTACTCACCCTGACCCTTCCTGTAACCTTAACCCTAGTACTCACCCTGACACTTCCTGTAACCTTAACCCTAATTCTCACCCTGACCCTTCCTGTAACCTTAACCCTAGTTCTTACCttgacccttcctgtaaccctaaccctagttctCACCCTGACCCTTCCTGTAACACTAACCCTAGTTCTAACCCTGACCCTTCCTGCAACCTTAACGCTTGTACTCACCCTGACCCTTCCTGTAACCTTAACCCTAGTTCTTACCCTGACCCTTCCTGTAACACTAACCCTAGTTCTAACCCTGACCCTTCCTGCAACCTTAACGCTTGTACTCACCCTGACCCTTCCTGTAACCTTAACCCTAGTTCTTACCctgacccttcctgtaaccctaaccctaattctcaCCCTGACCCTTCCTGTAACCTTAACCCTAGTTCTCACCCTGACCCTTCCTATAGCCTTAACCCTAGTTCTTACCCCGACCACTAATGTAACCTTAACACTAGTTCTCACCctgacccttcctgtaaccctaaccctaggtcTCACCCTGACCTTTCCTGTAACACTTACTTTTAGCGCTCACTCTTCCCTTTCTATTTAA